One genomic segment of Ignavibacteriota bacterium includes these proteins:
- a CDS encoding transketolase, which yields MNYEEKLIELAHKNESIIILTAENRASIRNLPKVIPNKFIDTGINEQSLVGISAGLALRGRTPIVHALAAFLTMRSFEFIRTDIGYPNLNVKLIGNFAGLLSEGNGPTHQAIEDIALMRCIPNMNIFCPADMDDMIKGLSTIINYNRPFYIRYNDLPTIVNHEEFALGKAEVFGDGNEIGIIVYGTLFNESFKAKEILEAEGYSVRLVNLRTIKPIDEYEILNTVNNCKTIISIEDHYQIGGLYSIISEILVKEKLISDYLAINLQNKFFKPAKLNNILNYEGFSAIQIANRIKEHLVKKEKKLNVQWSNV from the coding sequence CTTACTGCAGAAAATAGAGCTTCAATTAGAAATTTACCCAAAGTAATACCAAATAAATTTATTGATACCGGAATTAATGAGCAATCGCTTGTTGGTATATCAGCGGGCTTAGCTTTAAGAGGAAGAACACCAATAGTACATGCTTTAGCCGCATTTTTAACAATGCGATCGTTTGAATTTATAAGAACCGATATTGGATATCCAAATTTAAATGTAAAACTTATTGGCAATTTTGCAGGATTACTCTCAGAAGGAAACGGACCAACACATCAAGCAATAGAAGATATTGCATTGATGAGATGCATTCCAAATATGAATATATTCTGTCCGGCTGATATGGATGATATGATAAAAGGACTTTCTACAATAATAAATTACAACAGACCTTTTTATATAAGATATAATGATTTGCCGACAATTGTGAATCACGAAGAGTTTGCACTTGGCAAAGCCGAAGTATTTGGTGATGGTAATGAAATAGGAATTATAGTTTATGGAACATTATTTAACGAATCATTTAAAGCAAAAGAAATTCTTGAAGCTGAAGGTTATTCGGTAAGACTTGTTAACTTAAGAACGATTAAACCAATTGATGAATATGAAATTTTGAATACAGTGAATAATTGTAAAACAATTATATCAATTGAAGATCATTATCAAATTGGCGGGCTATATTCCATAATATCGGAAATTTTAGTTAAAGAAAAACTTATCTCAGATTATTTAGCAATTAACTTACAAAATAAATTTTTTAAGCCCGCAAAGTTAAACAACATCTTAAATTATGAAGGTTTTAGTGCAATTCAAATTGCAAATAGAATAAAAGAACATTTAGTAAAAAAGGAAAAAAAACTCAATGTCCAATGGAGTAATGTTTAA